One genomic segment of Mycolicibacterium psychrotolerans includes these proteins:
- a CDS encoding O-antigen polymerase: protein MAVSGMVIYEQPFSTTTFILVLATLVSFVIGASLAGGSRAPHRPDLQAPDPACDRTTIGVLCALAGIGVFWIVKDLYGGGFAVLTNFTTESSRVRNDFWDDFASGNVDVSPVRSVGIVSCLALATLFPYATRFKLRFLQVASAIGAVVVVLDSFLLAGRFSLAVLALCLLVSASLVYGGQSLRRILTVRRLTIGGLLCFYFFVVFPTQRNPLLAGSVERSLRYSGDAHFSDWVKSTSEVPGMSWLEVFAYSTSYFSTSLDKLNFFVTDTSALSWYRLGLYNFTQASQVSGAFSDSVTPWQQTRLDIAAIMRYEGWGLNPWSTGIRDLGIDFGLFGILFVGLLGFVARKVYDRSLAGKTYIGLIAASYVSISCLIFAFISPFQIRVISNGFWLLALLLFVRFSSRHFALRRATSGGLLNWRGPLKAPSRSQSHRWEKRNALIDDKANHR from the coding sequence ATGGCTGTGAGTGGAATGGTGATATACGAACAGCCATTCTCGACTACCACCTTCATCTTGGTACTCGCGACGTTAGTTTCGTTCGTTATCGGAGCTTCTCTAGCCGGCGGTTCTCGCGCTCCGCACCGTCCGGATCTTCAGGCACCCGATCCAGCGTGCGATCGTACGACTATCGGCGTGTTATGCGCGCTCGCTGGCATCGGCGTCTTCTGGATAGTGAAAGATCTTTATGGAGGCGGTTTCGCGGTCCTAACGAATTTTACGACCGAGTCGAGTCGTGTTCGAAATGACTTCTGGGATGACTTCGCGAGCGGGAATGTTGATGTCAGTCCTGTGCGGTCTGTGGGCATCGTCTCGTGCTTGGCGCTCGCGACGCTCTTTCCCTATGCGACCCGATTCAAGCTTCGGTTTTTACAAGTGGCCTCCGCCATCGGGGCTGTTGTCGTCGTACTCGATTCATTCCTTCTGGCTGGTCGATTCTCGCTGGCAGTTTTAGCACTGTGTTTATTAGTGAGCGCTTCGCTAGTCTATGGGGGCCAGTCGCTGCGCCGCATTCTAACGGTCAGGCGGCTAACAATCGGGGGCCTATTGTGTTTCTACTTTTTTGTCGTCTTTCCAACACAACGGAATCCACTTCTAGCCGGTTCGGTCGAGCGATCACTCCGCTACTCCGGTGATGCGCATTTCAGTGATTGGGTCAAGTCCACGTCGGAAGTGCCTGGGATGTCATGGCTTGAAGTGTTTGCGTACTCCACAAGCTATTTTTCGACGTCGCTCGACAAACTGAACTTTTTCGTAACGGATACATCCGCTTTATCCTGGTACAGGCTGGGTCTGTATAACTTTACGCAGGCAAGTCAGGTTTCCGGCGCGTTTAGCGACAGCGTGACTCCATGGCAGCAGACTCGTTTGGATATTGCAGCAATCATGCGGTATGAAGGTTGGGGACTCAACCCCTGGAGCACGGGAATTCGTGATTTAGGGATCGACTTCGGGCTTTTCGGCATCTTGTTCGTCGGGCTGCTCGGATTCGTCGCCCGGAAAGTTTACGACCGATCGCTTGCAGGGAAGACCTATATCGGTCTGATAGCTGCTAGCTATGTCTCGATTTCATGCCTTATATTTGCTTTTATAAGCCCTTTCCAGATTCGCGTCATAAGTAACGGATTTTGGCTTCTCGCCCTGCTACTTTTTGTGCGGTTCAGTTCACGCCATTTCGCGCTTCGGCGCGCCACGAGCGGCGGCTTACTGAACTGGCGAGGGCCTCTGAAGGCTCCGTCAAGAAGTCAGTCGCATCGCTGGGAAAAGCGTAACGCGCTGATTGACGACAAAGCCAATCATCGATAA
- a CDS encoding glycosyltransferase family 4 protein yields the protein MDALNKVSVASINYPPEPTGIAPYTGALARGLAAAGYSVTCHVAHPHYPEWKIRPGYGQWTRSEWQEGVRVLRRLHLVARPPRGVRRLLSELSFGVRLVFARWRSPDAVIAVSPSLFSTALAVLRLRLMPSTPKLIVWVQDLYSLGMSETGEGGWLVRRVTRGLESKTLAAADVVVVIHERFANYAQSVLGVRRSKIVVLRNWTHLPHSDPVDHETAKAALGWPGNTVLAVHTGNMGAKQGLENVVDAARLADERADRVHFILVGDGGERLALERRARGITRLSFVDPLEDEDYRLALQAADVLIVNEKPGVAAMAVPSKLTSYFDAGRPVVAATDCEGITASEVRAAGAGEIVRAGEAADLLEAVLSIAANADVANQYGANGRRYRETVLDQSAAMRHWLALVAETLKTV from the coding sequence GTGGATGCGCTCAACAAAGTTTCTGTGGCGAGTATTAACTACCCCCCCGAACCGACGGGCATTGCCCCCTATACCGGTGCGCTCGCGCGCGGTCTGGCGGCAGCTGGTTACTCGGTGACCTGCCATGTAGCGCACCCCCACTACCCAGAATGGAAAATTCGTCCAGGTTACGGACAATGGACGCGCTCCGAGTGGCAGGAAGGTGTGCGGGTACTTCGCCGGCTTCATCTTGTGGCGAGACCGCCGCGCGGCGTACGGCGGCTGCTGTCCGAATTATCATTCGGCGTCCGCCTGGTGTTCGCACGCTGGCGAAGTCCAGATGCCGTGATAGCCGTGTCGCCGTCTCTTTTCTCTACTGCGCTTGCAGTGCTGAGGCTTCGGCTGATGCCGTCGACTCCGAAATTGATTGTCTGGGTTCAGGACCTCTATTCCCTTGGTATGAGCGAAACAGGGGAAGGCGGTTGGCTAGTACGGCGGGTGACCCGTGGGTTGGAATCGAAGACTCTTGCCGCAGCCGACGTCGTCGTTGTGATCCATGAACGTTTCGCCAATTATGCACAATCAGTTTTGGGTGTACGTCGATCAAAGATCGTCGTATTGCGCAATTGGACACATCTGCCGCACTCGGATCCCGTTGATCATGAGACAGCCAAGGCTGCACTTGGATGGCCTGGAAACACCGTCTTGGCCGTGCATACGGGCAATATGGGCGCGAAGCAGGGGTTGGAGAATGTCGTGGATGCGGCTCGCTTGGCCGATGAGCGTGCCGATCGCGTGCATTTCATTCTTGTGGGCGATGGTGGAGAGCGGCTGGCCCTGGAACGGCGAGCGCGCGGTATTACTAGGCTCAGTTTCGTCGATCCCCTTGAGGATGAAGACTATCGTCTCGCGCTACAAGCAGCGGATGTTTTGATCGTCAACGAGAAGCCTGGTGTTGCCGCGATGGCAGTACCAAGTAAGCTGACGTCCTACTTCGATGCTGGCAGGCCCGTGGTTGCAGCGACGGACTGCGAAGGTATTACCGCTTCGGAGGTCCGTGCAGCCGGAGCCGGGGAAATTGTTCGCGCTGGTGAAGCGGCCGATCTCTTGGAGGCAGTACTTTCCATTGCAGCTAATGCTGACGTTGCGAATCAATACGGTGCAAACGGTCGGAGATATCGAGAGACGGTACTCGACCAGAGCGCCGCAATGCGACATTGGCTGGCGCTAGTCGCCGAAACTTTGAAGACCGTCTAA
- a CDS encoding SMP-30/gluconolactonase/LRE family protein — protein sequence MDTVIHAERYTSPFAYHGEGPFWDWRRERLMCVDVLSASVVEILSPDDLKINTVPGGAATVVRRRAGAGFVIGGEREIFLTDDDLLDFRSLATLTTDLAIRSNDGGCDPLGNLIIGTMAYDESPGKGSLYRVTPNGNVTTLISSISISNGVQWSRDGSRVFYIDTPTRRVDVFDVDDRSGSWSRRRPHIRVDDEAGFPDGMAIDENDGLWVAMWGGASINHYDDSGVLVDVVTVPGVSQVSSCAFGGSDMDRLFITTSRKNLDDSTEPDAGAVFAADVSVRGARITDFGG from the coding sequence GTGGACACAGTGATTCACGCTGAACGATATACGTCTCCCTTCGCGTACCATGGAGAGGGTCCTTTCTGGGATTGGCGCCGCGAGCGGTTGATGTGTGTCGACGTCCTGTCAGCATCGGTCGTGGAGATTCTTTCGCCTGACGACTTGAAAATCAATACTGTGCCCGGCGGTGCTGCAACCGTGGTACGACGCCGTGCCGGCGCGGGTTTCGTCATTGGTGGCGAGCGGGAAATCTTTCTAACGGACGACGATCTTCTGGACTTTCGCAGCTTGGCGACCCTGACGACCGATCTGGCTATCCGCTCCAATGATGGGGGCTGCGACCCGCTCGGCAATCTCATAATTGGCACGATGGCTTATGACGAGAGCCCAGGAAAGGGCTCGCTGTACAGGGTAACTCCGAATGGCAACGTCACAACTCTTATCTCATCGATTTCTATATCGAACGGTGTGCAGTGGTCCCGAGACGGTTCACGGGTGTTCTATATCGACACGCCTACGCGGCGCGTCGACGTTTTCGACGTCGACGACCGTTCAGGCAGTTGGTCAAGGCGGCGGCCACATATTCGGGTGGACGATGAGGCCGGCTTTCCGGACGGAATGGCAATCGACGAGAACGATGGACTTTGGGTGGCGATGTGGGGCGGAGCATCTATAAACCATTACGACGACTCGGGGGTGCTTGTAGACGTGGTGACTGTCCCAGGTGTGTCTCAAGTCAGTTCGTGTGCTTTCGGGGGATCCGATATGGACCGATTGTTCATTACCACTTCTCGTAAGAATCTCGACGACAGCACCGAGCCGGACGCGGGCGCAGTCTTCGCTGCCGACGTCAGCGTCCGTGGAGCGCGAATTACTGACTTCGGTGGATGA
- a CDS encoding FkbM family methyltransferase — protein sequence MSSVRSKIISVLPSSIASQVRAVKRRFMRNFIDEAEIIAQLAPDSTGNGLTLVDVGAHHGAVTSLFVDKGWSAVAYEPDPANRELFERRIGRHPRVQLSSSAVSDTGAESASLFTSSVSTGISTLSAFHDSHIPTAAVKVVTLAEDLRSRRIARVDFLKIDIEGFDFFALKGFDWNYAPRFVLFEFEDRKTTALGYSLADSSEFMIAHGYHLVYSVWEPIVEYGRRHFWRGLSSTIPADADKCWGNVLAFYDEADALRCTSTFGRRLV from the coding sequence GTGTCATCAGTACGCTCGAAAATCATTTCTGTACTTCCTAGTTCGATTGCTAGCCAAGTTCGAGCCGTCAAGCGTCGTTTCATGCGAAACTTTATCGATGAGGCGGAAATCATCGCGCAACTCGCGCCAGACTCTACAGGCAACGGCCTAACATTAGTCGATGTGGGCGCGCATCACGGCGCAGTAACATCACTGTTCGTTGATAAAGGTTGGTCTGCGGTTGCTTATGAACCGGACCCGGCCAACAGAGAATTGTTTGAGCGCCGCATTGGTCGCCATCCGCGCGTGCAGTTGTCGAGCTCGGCCGTGTCAGATACGGGCGCGGAATCAGCGTCTTTGTTCACGTCCTCAGTGTCGACCGGGATCAGCACTCTGTCGGCATTTCACGACTCCCATATACCCACGGCTGCCGTAAAGGTGGTGACCCTAGCCGAGGACCTGCGCAGCAGGCGAATCGCCCGGGTCGACTTCCTGAAGATTGATATCGAGGGCTTCGACTTCTTTGCACTTAAGGGCTTCGACTGGAACTATGCACCACGGTTCGTTCTCTTCGAGTTCGAAGACCGCAAGACAACAGCCCTGGGGTACTCCTTGGCGGATAGCAGCGAGTTCATGATTGCTCACGGCTATCACCTCGTCTACTCCGTCTGGGAGCCGATCGTGGAATATGGGCGACGCCATTTCTGGCGGGGTCTCTCGAGCACAATACCGGCTGATGCCGATAAATGCTGGGGCAATGTGCTGGCATTTTACGATGAAGCTGACGCGCTGCGCTGCACAAGTACATTTGGCCGTCGCCTGGTATGA
- a CDS encoding polysaccharide biosynthesis tyrosine autokinase: protein MNLQDLVKLMRTRWITVCVTIIGSLLAAVIISLLTTPLYQASTRLFVSTSAGSSLSDVYQGNRFSQERVVSYAELIEGETLAQRTIDKLGLDASAKDLQANVKASAKADTVLINVDVLDKSPVRARDIANTLSDEFVAMVRELETPENGARPDARVVVEQRATIPDHAVVPKTARNIGMGLVLGVVLGVGLALIRDLLDNTVKSRETLEQLTGAGIVGSIPLDKERRRQAAIFFDGDNSAIAEGFRKLRTNLQFLAVDNPPRVISVTSSMPHEGKSTTAINIALSLAEAEHNVVLVDGDMRRPMLHKYLDLVGAVGFSTVLSGSASLSEALQKTRFPNLTVLTSGPVPPNPSELLASLSAKKLLSELRAQFDYVVVDSTPLLAVTDAAILAAGADGVLIMARYGHTRREQLIHAVESLESVGAPVLGAVFTMVPTRGSASYGYGYGYYGEDAARRQQPRELTGPATQDRSSVSDLLVTNVDVAESSGKRRKRADAD, encoded by the coding sequence TTGAATCTGCAAGATCTCGTGAAATTAATGCGGACTCGTTGGATTACGGTGTGCGTAACCATCATTGGGTCGCTGCTAGCTGCAGTTATCATCTCTCTACTAACCACTCCGCTGTATCAAGCGTCTACGCGGCTCTTCGTCTCGACCAGTGCTGGATCGTCATTGTCTGATGTATATCAGGGGAATCGGTTCTCTCAGGAGCGCGTGGTTTCCTATGCCGAATTGATCGAAGGCGAGACACTCGCTCAACGCACGATAGACAAGCTAGGCCTTGACGCAAGCGCCAAAGATCTGCAAGCCAATGTGAAGGCGAGCGCGAAGGCGGACACGGTGCTGATCAATGTGGACGTGCTCGACAAGTCACCTGTCCGCGCGCGTGATATTGCCAATACCCTCTCTGATGAGTTCGTCGCGATGGTTCGAGAACTGGAGACTCCGGAGAATGGCGCGAGGCCGGACGCACGCGTGGTTGTCGAACAGAGGGCGACGATTCCTGACCATGCCGTGGTACCAAAAACAGCGCGAAACATCGGCATGGGCCTCGTCTTGGGCGTAGTGCTCGGTGTCGGATTGGCCCTTATTCGCGATCTTCTAGATAACACTGTGAAAAGTCGCGAGACGCTTGAACAGCTGACGGGCGCCGGCATAGTCGGCAGCATTCCGCTCGACAAAGAACGGCGCAGGCAAGCAGCTATTTTCTTTGACGGGGACAATTCCGCAATTGCTGAAGGGTTTCGAAAGCTGCGAACGAACTTGCAGTTTCTAGCGGTTGACAATCCACCACGCGTAATCTCGGTTACTAGCTCCATGCCCCACGAGGGCAAGTCGACAACGGCTATCAATATTGCACTTTCGCTTGCAGAGGCTGAGCATAACGTTGTCCTTGTCGACGGAGATATGCGTCGTCCCATGCTGCATAAGTATCTCGATCTGGTTGGTGCGGTTGGTTTCAGTACAGTGCTTAGTGGCAGCGCATCTCTATCCGAGGCACTTCAGAAAACACGATTTCCGAACCTGACGGTTCTCACGTCCGGACCGGTTCCTCCGAACCCTAGCGAATTGCTTGCGTCTTTATCGGCTAAAAAGCTGTTGAGCGAGCTTCGTGCGCAGTTCGACTATGTAGTAGTCGACTCAACGCCCCTGTTAGCGGTCACTGACGCTGCAATACTGGCGGCTGGCGCAGACGGCGTATTGATCATGGCGCGTTACGGGCACACCCGACGTGAGCAGCTCATCCACGCTGTTGAAAGCCTTGAAAGTGTGGGTGCTCCGGTATTGGGTGCAGTCTTCACAATGGTGCCCACGCGCGGAAGCGCCTCCTACGGATACGGATACGGGTATTACGGCGAGGACGCGGCCCGTCGCCAGCAACCTCGCGAACTTACTGGGCCGGCCACGCAAGATCGCTCGAGCGTTTCTGATTTGTTGGTAACTAATGTTGATGTTGCGGAGTCGTCAGGGAAGCGGCGCAAGCGTGCCGACGCAGACTAG
- a CDS encoding DUF4012 domain-containing protein yields the protein MGLFSRRQNDRDLNAEEGSDDDDGRRLSALVRSRGFIIASTVVVLLIVGLGCWVAVGAFQAKSNLEHARGSAQDAKESLLEADTKAAAASARDATDSAKAARDATHSLAWNIVAAVPWLGSPFKTGQQITDVVSGLAANVLQPAADVGVTISPDRLYRDGRVDVDLLRSQEAQLSTLAEKATRLNAEASAIQDPHYLSTIGQARTQLQGQIADLTSILENTALAARLVPPMMGADGPRTYFMGFQTNAEARGTGGLLGGFGILRFDKGRPSVDTLGSNIDLADAIAPVDLGPEFDQQYAYANPFTDFRNSNLSPHFPYTAQIWKSMWEVQTGTNVDGVIAIDPVALSYILGAVGPVTMPDGEAISKENVVELTESTAYIRFPEDQLARKQYLQDIANAVVNKITGPVKSPRQLLDALGKATSERRIAVWSAEPKEQKLLEETPLAHVVPDDSAPYAAVVFNNLGGNKLDYYLKTEIEYAADVCKGDTRASTVTVKLTNAAPSEPLPEYVAGEAGLSPDLPIQVPKGANITSVRLLATKDAKLSAAILNGERVPAILNTERGHPVFEVQVIIPPGQAADISFQLSEPTAPGKPRAPSQPLVNTVVPEIKVPECKD from the coding sequence GTGGGATTGTTTTCGCGACGTCAAAATGATCGAGATCTGAACGCCGAGGAAGGAAGCGACGACGACGATGGTCGTCGGCTGTCGGCGCTGGTTCGCAGTCGCGGGTTCATCATCGCATCGACTGTCGTGGTCCTGTTGATTGTCGGGTTGGGCTGCTGGGTCGCCGTGGGCGCTTTCCAGGCGAAGTCGAATCTCGAGCACGCGCGAGGCAGCGCTCAGGACGCCAAAGAATCTCTGTTAGAAGCAGATACGAAGGCTGCAGCGGCGTCGGCCCGCGATGCTACCGACAGCGCTAAGGCGGCACGCGATGCCACACACTCGCTGGCGTGGAACATCGTCGCCGCCGTTCCGTGGTTGGGAAGCCCGTTCAAGACGGGCCAGCAGATCACCGATGTGGTGTCCGGTCTGGCGGCGAATGTGTTGCAGCCGGCGGCCGATGTCGGCGTGACGATCTCTCCTGACCGGCTCTACCGCGACGGGCGCGTCGATGTCGACCTGCTGCGCAGCCAGGAGGCTCAGCTCAGCACCTTGGCGGAGAAGGCGACGCGGCTCAACGCCGAAGCCAGCGCGATCCAAGATCCGCACTACTTGTCGACGATCGGTCAGGCTCGGACCCAGCTGCAAGGCCAAATCGCAGATCTGACTTCGATATTGGAGAACACCGCCTTGGCGGCGCGCTTGGTCCCGCCGATGATGGGCGCAGATGGCCCGCGAACATACTTCATGGGCTTCCAAACGAACGCCGAAGCGCGTGGAACTGGCGGTCTGCTGGGCGGATTTGGAATTCTCCGTTTCGATAAAGGCAGGCCCTCAGTAGACACCCTAGGCTCAAACATAGATCTTGCGGATGCAATCGCCCCCGTCGACTTAGGGCCTGAATTTGACCAGCAGTATGCTTATGCGAACCCATTCACGGACTTTCGCAATAGTAACTTGAGTCCCCACTTTCCATACACTGCTCAGATATGGAAGTCGATGTGGGAGGTGCAGACTGGCACGAACGTCGACGGAGTAATTGCCATCGATCCGGTTGCACTTAGTTACATACTGGGTGCGGTTGGTCCGGTGACCATGCCCGACGGTGAGGCCATATCAAAAGAAAACGTCGTCGAACTGACAGAGTCAACTGCATACATTCGATTTCCCGAGGACCAGTTGGCGCGCAAGCAATATTTGCAAGATATCGCGAATGCCGTCGTCAACAAAATTACAGGACCGGTAAAATCGCCTCGGCAGCTGTTAGACGCACTAGGCAAGGCGACTTCAGAGCGGCGTATAGCTGTATGGAGCGCCGAGCCCAAGGAACAGAAGCTACTTGAGGAGACGCCGCTCGCTCATGTTGTACCGGACGATTCTGCACCCTACGCCGCAGTAGTCTTCAACAATCTCGGCGGTAACAAGCTCGACTATTACCTGAAAACGGAGATCGAGTACGCGGCGGATGTTTGCAAGGGTGACACGCGCGCCTCTACTGTCACGGTGAAATTGACTAACGCGGCGCCGAGCGAGCCGCTGCCAGAATACGTGGCCGGTGAAGCAGGTCTGTCTCCTGACCTACCTATCCAAGTTCCCAAGGGCGCCAACATCACATCCGTTCGCCTCTTGGCAACAAAAGACGCGAAGTTGTCGGCCGCAATACTGAATGGCGAACGAGTTCCGGCGATATTGAATACCGAGCGGGGACATCCTGTTTTCGAGGTTCAGGTAATCATCCCTCCCGGCCAAGCGGCGGACATCAGCTTTCAGCTGTCCGAGCCTACCGCGCCAGGTAAACCCCGAGCACCAAGCCAGCCGCTTGTTAATACCGTGGTTCCCGAAATAAAGGTGCCGGAGTGCAAGGACTGA
- a CDS encoding acyl-CoA carboxylase subunit beta — protein sequence MTSVTEPAAEHEIDIHTTAGKLADLRKRAEEALHPVGEEAVERVHAKGKLTARERILALLDEDSFVELDALAKHRSKNFGLEKNRPTGDGVVTGYGTIDGRDVCIFSQDATVFGGSLGEVYGEKIVKVQELAIKTGRPLIGINDGAGARIQEGVVSLGLYSRIFHNNIKASGVIPQISLIMGAAAGGHVYSPALTDFVIMVDQTSQMFITGPDVIKTVTGEDVTMEELGGAHTHMAKSGTVHYVASGEQDALDYVRDLLSYLPPNNYAEPPRYPAPQPGPIEESLTDEDLELDTLIPDSPNQPYDMHEVITRILDDDEFLEIQAGYAQNIIVGFGRVDGRPVGIVANQPTQFAGCLDINASEKAARFVRTCDCFNIPIVMLVDVPGFLPGTDQEYNGIIRRGAKLLYAYGEATVAKVTVITRKAYGGAYCVMGSKDMGCDVNVAWPTAQIAVMGASGAVGFVYRKELKEAAKNGEDVDALRLQLQQQYEDTLVNPYIAAERGYVDAVIPPSHTRGYIGTALRLLERKVVQTPPKKHGNIPL from the coding sequence ATGACCAGCGTGACTGAGCCTGCCGCCGAGCACGAGATCGACATCCACACCACCGCGGGGAAGCTCGCCGATCTGCGCAAGCGCGCCGAGGAGGCACTGCACCCGGTTGGCGAAGAAGCTGTGGAGAGGGTGCACGCCAAGGGCAAGCTCACCGCCCGCGAGCGCATCCTCGCCCTGTTGGACGAGGATTCCTTCGTCGAACTCGACGCGCTGGCCAAGCACCGCAGTAAGAACTTCGGCCTGGAGAAGAACCGCCCCACCGGCGACGGCGTCGTCACCGGCTACGGCACCATCGACGGGCGCGATGTCTGCATCTTCAGCCAGGACGCCACCGTGTTCGGCGGCAGCCTCGGCGAGGTCTACGGCGAGAAGATCGTCAAAGTCCAGGAGCTGGCCATCAAGACCGGTCGCCCGCTGATCGGCATCAACGACGGTGCCGGCGCCCGCATCCAGGAGGGCGTGGTCTCCCTCGGCCTCTACAGCCGGATCTTCCACAACAACATCAAGGCCTCCGGCGTCATCCCGCAGATCTCGCTGATCATGGGTGCCGCGGCCGGCGGGCACGTCTACTCCCCCGCCCTGACCGACTTCGTCATCATGGTCGACCAGACCAGCCAGATGTTCATCACCGGACCTGACGTCATCAAGACCGTCACCGGTGAGGACGTCACCATGGAGGAGCTCGGCGGCGCCCACACCCACATGGCCAAGTCCGGCACCGTGCACTACGTCGCCTCCGGCGAGCAGGACGCCCTCGACTACGTGCGGGACCTGCTGTCCTACCTGCCGCCCAACAACTACGCCGAGCCGCCGCGCTACCCCGCCCCGCAACCGGGACCGATCGAGGAAAGCCTCACCGACGAGGACCTCGAACTCGACACGCTGATCCCGGATTCGCCGAACCAGCCGTACGACATGCACGAGGTCATCACCCGCATCCTCGACGACGACGAGTTCCTCGAGATCCAGGCCGGTTACGCGCAGAACATCATTGTCGGCTTCGGCCGTGTCGACGGCCGCCCAGTCGGCATCGTGGCCAACCAGCCCACCCAGTTCGCCGGCTGCCTGGACATCAACGCCTCCGAGAAGGCGGCCCGGTTCGTGCGGACCTGCGACTGCTTCAACATCCCGATCGTGATGCTCGTCGATGTCCCGGGTTTCCTGCCGGGTACCGACCAGGAGTACAACGGCATCATCCGCCGCGGCGCCAAGCTGCTCTACGCCTACGGTGAAGCCACCGTCGCCAAGGTCACCGTCATCACCCGCAAGGCCTACGGCGGCGCCTACTGCGTGATGGGGTCCAAGGACATGGGCTGCGACGTCAACGTCGCCTGGCCGACCGCGCAGATCGCCGTGATGGGCGCCTCCGGTGCGGTCGGGTTCGTCTACCGCAAGGAACTCAAGGAGGCCGCCAAGAACGGCGAAGACGTTGACGCGCTGCGTCTGCAGCTGCAACAGCAGTACGAGGATACCCTGGTCAACCCCTACATCGCGGCCGAGCGGGGCTACGTTGACGCGGTGATCCCGCCGTCGCACACCCGCGGCTACATCGGCACGGCGCTGCGGCTGCTGGAGCGCAAGGTCGTCCAGACTCCGCCGAAGAAGCACGGCAACATCCCGCTCTGA
- a CDS encoding acyl-CoA carboxylase subunit epsilon, with translation MDHDADIVEVSDPRDMTIDDPPQPDPHFQVVKGNPSTEEIAALVTVLAGAGGAGNAEPGPQELNPWGHPVDKLRYDVTSWQRVTLLERMHMRR, from the coding sequence GTGGACCATGATGCCGACATCGTCGAGGTCTCCGACCCGCGAGACATGACGATCGACGACCCGCCCCAGCCCGACCCCCACTTCCAGGTGGTCAAGGGCAATCCCTCCACCGAGGAGATCGCCGCGCTCGTGACCGTGCTTGCCGGGGCCGGCGGCGCCGGCAACGCCGAACCAGGCCCGCAGGAACTCAACCCCTGGGGCCACCCGGTCGACAAGCTGCGTTATGACGTCACCAGTTGGCAGCGCGTCACCCTTCTGGAACGGATGCACATGCGGCGATGA
- a CDS encoding Maf family protein gives MTRVVLGSASAGRLRVLRQAGIDPLVVVSDVDEDALIASLEPETPPEAVVLKLANAKALSVAAQLPRDIASDCLVLGCDSMLYLDGSLRGKPGSVEAALDQWLSMAGSTGHLLTGHALLRLAEGVITHTAGETGSTTVHFGKPSEKELGAYLQTSEPVQVAGAFTLDGFGGWFIDRIDGDPSNVIGVSLPLVRRLIDTAGMSVAELWKVS, from the coding sequence ATGACCCGGGTTGTCCTCGGATCCGCCTCAGCCGGCCGACTGCGCGTGCTGCGGCAGGCCGGCATTGATCCACTGGTAGTGGTTTCCGATGTCGATGAGGATGCGCTAATCGCGTCGCTCGAGCCGGAGACGCCGCCCGAGGCGGTCGTGCTGAAGCTCGCGAACGCGAAGGCCCTCAGCGTCGCGGCGCAGTTGCCGCGTGACATCGCGTCCGACTGCCTCGTGTTGGGCTGCGATTCGATGCTTTATCTGGACGGCTCGCTGCGCGGCAAGCCTGGCAGCGTGGAGGCCGCGCTTGACCAATGGCTCTCGATGGCCGGTTCGACCGGGCATCTGCTCACCGGACATGCACTTCTTCGTCTCGCCGAGGGAGTGATCACGCATACCGCCGGCGAAACGGGTAGTACGACCGTGCATTTCGGTAAGCCCTCGGAGAAGGAACTCGGTGCCTACCTTCAGACGAGCGAACCCGTGCAGGTGGCGGGTGCGTTCACACTCGACGGCTTCGGCGGATGGTTCATCGACCGTATCGACGGCGATCCGTCCAACGTCATCGGCGTCAGCCTGCCGCTGGTTCGACGACTCATCGACACGGCCGGGATGTCAGTTGCCGAACTCTGGAAGGTGAGCTAG